One Cryptosporidium parvum Iowa II chromosome 5, whole genome shotgun sequence DNA segment encodes these proteins:
- a CDS encoding maternal embryonic leucine zipper kinase, giving the protein MNCTLPILKYSRELQQDLLLRNYDILWDVDLGGSEFCRVKLGVRKYNGELVAIKIVTKTFCSNFEKDVVLYIQDKLTSNTSLSEPLNTKSYNEYFPKIFDTFEDIDFIYIVMELSFGGELFHLLVRSEDKLSEETVSLIFSQICSALKALHSIGIMHGDIKAENITFSKESRLDSIKLLDFGNSCLMLANEKSSLGKNNVETPIYNQCFVFNDSKREIQFNQTYFDFWSCGKLLYLMLTGKYLEIDFFECFDFSDSTKKKLFESSELKLCSDLAKDLLYKLLSYSFYQSESLTMDKVLCHPWFNLAKNTPIINHHIYPHDELIKVIS; this is encoded by the coding sequence ATGAATTGTACTTTGCCCATTTTAAAGTATAGCAGAGAATTACAACAAGATCTGCTACTCAGAAATTATGACATTCTGTGGGATGTAGACTTAGGAGGGAGCGAATTTTGTAGAGTAAAACTGGGCGTTCGCAAATACAATGGTGAATTGGTTGCAATAAAGATAGTAACAAAAACGTTCTGCAGTAACTTTGAAAAGGATGTTGTGTTATATATCCAAGACAAATTAACAAGTAATACATCTTTATCCGAACCATTAAATACGAAAAGTTACaatgaatattttccaaaaatttttgatacatttgaagatattgattttatttacATTGTAATGGAATTGAGTTTTGGTGGTGAGCTTTTTCATTTACTGGTTAGATCTGAAGATAAATTAAGCGAAGAAACTGTGTCACTAATTTTCTCTCAAATTTGTAGTGCTTTAAAAGCTCTTCATTCAATAGGAATAATGCATGGAGATATTAAAGCAGAAAATATTACGTTTTCTAAAGAAAGCCGGCTTGATTCAATAAAGCTATTAGACTTTGGAAATTCTTGTCTGATGTTAGCTAACGAAAAATCAAGCTTGggaaaaaataatgtaGAAACACCAATTTATAATCAATGTTTTGTATTTAATGATTCAAAAAGAGAAATCCAATTTAATCAAACATATTTTGACTTTTGGTCTTGTGGAAAGCTTCTATACTTGATGCTTACAGGCAAATATCTCGAAAtagatttttttgaatgtTTTGACTTTAGTGATAGTACTAAAAAAAAGCTATTTGAGTCGTCAGAATTAAAACTTTGTAGTGACCTTGCTAAAGATTTGTTATATAAGCTTCTTTCATATAGTTTTTATCAAAGTGAATCACTTACAATGGACAAAGTTTTGTGTCACCCGTGGTTTAATTTGGCTAAGAATACACCAATAATTAATCATCATATATATCCACACGACGAATTAATCAAAGTAAtatcttga
- a CDS encoding DAD1/Ost2 like dolichyl-diphospho-oligosaccharide-protein glycosyltransferase, epsilon unit produces the protein LIFIYIYIFSPIADSLLKVLSMKKSTNSKTPNSEVSSPKVPASNNILDVFQEMKQAYFSKVPENIQILDSFILFMALISIIQIIYCLLIRTTYPIDSLIGGVFCTTGTALLVSALRIQLTCPSYFGDVSPKTAFTDFVICCIVFFIGCASVLV, from the coding sequence ttaatctttatatatatatatatattttctccCATCGCTGATTCACTCTTAAAAGTTTTAAGTATGAAAAAGTCAACAAATAGCAAGACCCCAAACTCAGAAGTTTCCAGTCCAAAGGTTCCAgcatcaaataatatattggaTGTATTTCAAGAAATGAAACAAGCCTATTTCTCAAAAGTTCCTGaaaatatccaaattttggattcttttatattatttatggctttaatttccattattcaaattatttattgccTACTTATTCGAACAACTTATCCAATAGACTCTCTGATTGGCGGAGTGTTTTGCACTACTGGAACAGCTCTTTTAGTCTCTGCCCTCAGAATTCAATTAACTTGCCCTTCATATTTTGGTGACGTTTCTCCAAAAACTGCATTCACTGATTTTGTCATTTGCTGCATTGTATTCTTTATTGGATGCGCATCTGTATTAGTATAG
- a CDS encoding Sin3 like paired amphipathic helix containing protein (transcripts identified by EST), whose amino-acid sequence YQNLLISGGKMDLARDYLSRLRSKCGEDTELYQEFLRIMRDFKHGSINARMVIDQVAELFKKDTSLIAEFNNFLPEELRLQIPQNDCEYAAAFVKKVKDIAPAIYNDFLMLLSKYKDGEKSVNEVCELSSSLFASYPDLLEEFVLFIPELSGKTESLISSNKQSTEKNLSDSQNDYLDKSEFLSYLASTVHSISTKSEPPKVVTRKASSNLPYEMTVVPELDRILEDQKKRLSNAEEGSGITDNLKSEGVNQGIVSNEKGYSTQKAAPQSYYYNPEDMSIWEADYRIFEEVYIAFGENCQDYYQDFLKLIHLYTRGVLTVVETLLALEFFFPMDSGDLPYEVKRMIVQRESARRKYSYFCCNFAQLDYTNSARNGSSYLHLPKDYPIASCTGRIKSDQENLNDKWVSIPQGSEDFSFKHMRKNVYEENLFKCEDERFELDMVIENNRSTINALEPIAEEISKLSPEDKKNFKLVKPPFSIIHLKAISRIYGDNGPEILELLKRTPYSCIPVILNRLRQKDEEWTHARHLMNQGVWRDIQTKNYFKSFDHRSFYFRQVDKKNTNVKGFLCDINKAYMQNRRIETESHNITETNSEKVSNQQVDSQNCEKDNQIKETGNDKTKNIPLRFKNESNSWSVDSEFTSQMPDLEVHKEVIELISFTIYRQANGPAAGSKARNFLQRFVRSLFLQTGYGSLDNGLVTLKELQSEGTSFKAGVSKSIQGGSSNSSFSSSSLSGAGEKSLLTVEAYVNAVTEGNGSTGSISFNGNSMSRGRRMTRNHLRKSNISGQISENVKGKSQSGDYANDSEDQNASKITDLVAGVGESASVDETNGGGNSSNSNGSENASSNEENDLSTIFKSFSSTYDCRGGLKYIWNDNCKVNWHSNNLSPDWFYSKKVQYNSEGRRISMEPLDIGELNTSSTSNDSEDMVRYIMGNDHVCCFMRYYQIIYERLKKAKSTIEQREQNPLPFQRWSPNGPDVPRPTYKQVIWCCFGLLSGELELSLFEDICRDAMGNDSYWLGTIDKVLQGISKVVIHIVNDLATCRLMAMNLAYRDTVFDHYKKLEEFIAASRSLLPTIQTSFYIITWSPGNSVLKIRMRQLEDYSMTFVPFIQNDSNNIENLDEQMKINDQKGEIYSSDSAKGILEENQVTNLSNFNELNQESKPEVEKEGIDKVEEENSKTVNENHDDDQNSKSASSGLKLLSEMKLLPPEKALKDLGMESNQIEVGQAVDLTNHVELLQQILVHQLSNVSDEAMESSETIKLNQFSDKENAKISKLLLNNPVSFFVCMEQTFVKPLLYYSPKMKFIAKLAASAQWLGFLPDNSHRDIARSPSILRESTSTNSIRNNANEPRKANRRGLLSAENQTQTDDDKGHWSEESAESNSRTMISTNAGRKGTGKKRTRGMPSDIVTEIDDLDIRVTRRRAGNASKGGFRR is encoded by the coding sequence TACCAGAACCTTTTGATTAGTGGTGGAAAGATGGATTTGGCGAGAGATTATTTATCCCGTTTACGAAGTAAATGTGGCGAGGACACAGAACTTTATCAAGAATTTCTCAGAATAATGAGAGATTTTAAGCATGGAAGCATTAATGCAAGAATGGTTATAGATCAGGTTGCAGAgctatttaaaaaagatacAAGTTTGATAGCAgagtttaataatttccttCCAGAGGAACTTAGACTTCAAATTCCTCAAAATGATTGTGAATATGCAGCAGCCTTTGTTAAAAAAGTCAAAGATATCGCACCTGCAATATATAATGATTTTCTAATGTTACTAAGTAAATATAAGGATGGAGAAAAGTCAGTTAATGAGGTTTGTGAACTATCATCTTCTCTTTTTGCATCATATCCTGATCTACTCGAggaatttgtattatttattcctGAGCTTTCGGGAAAGACAGAATCTTTGATATCATCAAACAAACAGTCTACCGAAAAGAATTTATCCGATTCTCAGAATGATTATTTAGATAAATCTGAATTCTTAAGTTATTTGGCTAGCACTGTACACTCAATTTCAACAAAGAGTGAACCACCAAAGGTGGTAACAAGAAAAGCTTCATCCAACCTTCCATATGAAATGACAGTTGTTCCTGAGTTGGACAGAATATTAGAGGACCAAAAGAAGAGACTTTCAAATGCAGAGGAAGGCAGTGGAATAActgataatttaaaatcaGAAGGAGTTAATCAAGGAATAGTTAGTAATGAAAAAGGATATTCTACTCAGAAAGCTGCACCTCAAAGCTATTATTATAACCCAGAGGATATGTCCATTTGGGAAGCGGATTATCGAATCTTTGAAGAGGTTTACATAGCTTTTGGTGAGAACTGTCAAGATTATTATCAAGATTTTTTGAAGCTTATACACCTTTATACAAGAGGAGTATTAACTGTTGTAGAAACTTTATTAGCTCTTGAGTTCTTCTTCCCAATGGATAGTGGAGATCTACCTTATGAAGTGAAAAGAATGATAGTACAGAGAGAGTCAGCAAGGAGGAAATATTCGTATTTTTGCTGTAATTTTGCTCAGCTGGATTATACAAACTCTGCTAGGAATGGTAGTAGTTACCTTCATTTACCTAAAGACTATCCAATAGCGTCATGTACTGGAAGAATTAAAAGCGATCAGgaaaatttgaatgatAAATGGGTAAGTATCCCTCAAGGATCTGaagatttttcatttaagCATATGCGTAAAAATGTTTATGAAGaaaatctttttaaatGTGAAGATGAGAGATTTGAATTGGATATGgttattgaaaataatagatCAACAATAAACGCCTTGGAACCGATAGCAGAAGAAATTAGCAAGTTGTCTCCCGAAgataaaaagaattttaaaCTAGTTAAACCaccattttcaattattcaTCTCAAGGCAATTTCTAGAATTTATGGCGATAATGGGCCtgaaatattggaattacTTAAAAGGACACCATATAGTTGTATCCCAGTAATTTTGAATCGACTTCGTCAAAAGGATGAGGAATGGACTCATGCAAGACATTTAATGAATCAAGGTGTATGGAGAGATATTCAAACtaagaattattttaaatccTTTGATCATCGTTCATTCTATTTCCGACAAGTAGATAAGAAAAACACAAATGTTAAAGGGTTCCTATGCGATATTAACAAGGCTTATATGCAAAATAGAAGGATTGAAACTGAATCACATAATATTACAGAAACTAATTCTGAGAAAGTTTCAAATCAGCAAGTTGATTCTCAAAATTGTGAAAAAGATAATCAGATTAAGGAAACGGGAAATGATAAAACTAAAAATATTCCTCTTAGATTCAAAAATGAGTCCAATAGTTGGAGCGTGGACTCAGAATTTACATCTCAAATGCCAGATTTGGAAGTTCACAAGGAAGTAATAGAACTTATTAGCTTTACAATTTATCGTCAGGCAAATGGCCCAGCAGCTGGATCCAAAGCCAGAAACTTTTTACAAAGATTTGTCCGTTCATTATTCTTACAAACTGGATATGGCTCTTTAGATAATGGATTAGTCACGTTAAAAGAGTTGCAAAGCGAAGGAACATCTTTTAAGGCAGGAGTTAGTAAAAGCATTCAAGGTGGGTCTTCTAATAGTAGTTTTAGCTCATCTTCACTTAGTGGAGCAGGTGAAAAATCTTTACTTACTGTGGAAGCTTATGTAAATGCAGTCACTGAAGGTAATGGTTCAACAGGATCCATTTCATTTAACGGTAATTCGATGTCTAGAGGAAGAAGGATGACCAGAAATCATTTAAGGAAGTCAAATATTTCAGGTCAGATTTCTGAAAATGTCAAGGGTAAATCACAATCAGGGGATTATGCTAATGATTCAGAGGATCAGAATGCTTCAAAGATTACAGATTTGGTGGCTGGGGTTGGTGAATCTGCTTCAGTTGATGAGACAAATGGAGGCGGAAATTCTTCAAACTCAAATGGTTCAGAAAATGCTTCttcaaatgaagaaaatgatttgagtacaatatttaaatcattttcttcgACTTATGATTGCAGAGGTGGACTTAAGTATATTTGGAATGATAATTGTAAGGTAAATTGGCatagtaataatttatctCCAGATTGgttttattcaaaaaaggTACAATATAACAGCGAAGGAAGAAGAATAAGTATGGAGCCTTTGGATATTGGCGAACTAAATACATCATCAACCTCCAATGATTCAGAAGATATGGTTAGGTATATTATGGGTAATGATCATGTTTGTTGTTTTATGAGATATTACCAGATAATATATGAGCGTTTGAAAAAGGCAAAAAGTACTATAGAGCAACGCGAGCAGAATCCTCTTCCATTCCAAAGATGGTCTCCAAATGGTCCTGATGTTCCGAGACCAACGTACAAACAAGTGATTTGGTGTTGCTTTGGACTTTTATCTGGAGAATTAGAGCTCAGTTTATTTGAAGACATTTGTAGAGATGCAATGGGGAATGATTCATATTGGCTTGGAACAATAGACAAGGTGTTGCAGGGTATTTCGAAGGTGGTTATACATATAGTTAATGATTTAGCTACTTGTAGATTAATGGCTATGAACTTGGCATACAGAGATACAGTTTTTGATCATTATAAGAAGTTAGAGGAGTTTATAGCAGCATCTAGGTCATTACTTCCAACAATTCAAACATCATtctatattattacttgGTCCCCTGGTAACTCTGTATTGAAAATTAGGATGAGACAGTTGGAGGATTATTCAATGACTTTTGTAccttttattcaaaatgactcgaataatattgaaaactTGGATGAAcaaatgaaaattaatGACCAAAAAGGGGAGATATATTCATCTGATTCAGCGAAAGGAATACTGGAAGAAAATCAAGTGACAAATTTAagtaattttaatgaattaaatcaGGAATCTAAACCTGAAGTAGAAAAAGAAGGCATAGATAAAGTAGAAGAGGAGAATTCAAAGACTGTTAATGAAAATCATGACGATGATCAAAATTCTAAATCGGCTAGTAGTGgcttaaaattattatctgAAATGAAGTTATTGCCTCCAGAAAAAGCATTAAAAGACTTAGGAATGGAATCAAACCAAATCGAGGTTGGACAAGCTGTAGATTTAACAAACCATGTAGAGCTTTTACAGCAGATTTTAGTTCATCAATTAAGTAATGTTAGTGATGAGGCTATGGAATCTTCTGAAACAATAAAACTGAACCAATTTTCCGATAAAGAAAACGCTAAGATATCcaagttattattaaataatccCGTTTCATTCTTTGTATGTATGGAGCAAACCTTTGTAAAACccttattatattattcacCAAAAATGAAGTTTATCGCAAAATTGGCAGCTTCTGCTCAATGGTTAGGATTCTTACCAGATAATAGTCATAGAGATATTGCAAGATCTCCATCAATACTTCGCGAATCCACTTCGACTAATTCCATAAGAAATAATGCTAATGAGCCAAGAAAAGCGAACCGTCGTGGCTTATTATCTGCTGAAAACCAAACTCAGACAGATGATGATAAAGGACATTGGTCTGAGGAGTCAGCTGAATCAAATAGTCGAACGATGATATCTACTAATGCTGGGCGAAAAGGAACAGGAAAGAAGAGAACTAGGGGAATGCCAAGCGATATTGTTACTGAGATTGATGATCTGGATATTAGAGTAACGAGAAGAAGAGCAGGAAATGCTTCAAAAGGTGGATTCAGAAGGTAG
- a CDS encoding prohibitin with PHB domain, translating to LAFFMSRIEKGFNILANLGIMLVAGGSILASNSMYNVDAGHRAIKFSRIHGVQRRIYGEGTHFMLPWIERPVIFDIRARPRVVVSLTGSKDLQMVNITCRVLSRPDKEKLVEIYRNIGLDHDEKILPSIINEVLKSVVAQYNASQLLTMREDVSKTIRDLLVKRAQEFNIILDDVSLTHLSFSQDYEKAVESKQVAQQQAERAKYLVLKANEEKKSTIIKAEGEAKAAKLIGDAINENPAFIALKQVETYREISNILAKSTSKSLINLSSFLPSLPNSNLQSSC from the coding sequence CTTGCATTTTTTATGTCGAGAATTGAAAAAGGTTTTAACATCTTAGCTAACTTGGGGATAATGCTGGTTGCAGGTGGAAGCATTTTGGCGTCTAATAGTATGTATAACGTAGATGCTGGGCACAGAGCAATAAAGTTCTCAAGAATACATGGAGTTCAAAGAAGGATTTATGGAGAAGGAACCCATTTTATGCTACCTTGGATTGAAAGACCAGTGATATTTGATATCAGAGCAAGGCCCCGAGTTGTTGTATCTCTAACGGGAAGTAAAGATCTTCAAATGGTGAATATTACGTGTAGAGTTTTATCAAGGCCTGATAAAGAGAAGCTGGTGGAAATATATAGAAATATAGGGCTGGATCACGATGAGAAGATTCTTCcatcaataattaatgaagtGTTAAAATCAGTAGTGGCTCAGTATAATGCTTCTCAACTACTAACTATGAGAGAAGATGTGAGCAAAACAATCCGAGATTTACTGGTAAAAAGAGCCCAAgagtttaatattattctgGATGATGTCTCTTTAACCCATTTAAGCTTTTCCCAGGATTATGAGAAGGCTGTAGAGTCCAAGCAAGTTGCTCAACAACAAGCAGAAAGAGCGAAATATCTTGTTCTCAAGGCAAACgaagagaaaaaaagtacTATTATTAAGGCTGAAGGCGAAGCAAAAGCTGCAAAACTAATTGGAGATGCAATAAATGAGAATCCTGCCTTTATTGCTCTTAAACAGGTGGAGACTTATAGAGAAATCTCTAATATTTTAGCAAAATCAACTTCCAAATCGCTTATAAATCTTTCATCATTCTTGCCAAGCCTCCCAAATAGTAATTTACAATCATCTTGTTAG
- a CDS encoding actin-like yields MATLHYDDVITSQPAIIDNGSGTIKCGFAGEEAPRVIVNSYVGRPKYKRCMAGALEGDIFVGSKCTENRGILSISHPITNGIITDWYDMEALWTYCFSEMKTSSEDHPVLLTEAALNPRKHREKMAEVFFEVYRVPALFISTQAVLSLYSSGRTTGVVLDSGDGVTHAVPIYQGFALSNAITRSEIAGRNITEYLNLQLRIAGTVFHTKSEMEIVKDIKETACFVSSNIQKDENDENQMGNSTFDAVTSSGNRVASGYPYKLPDGQVIYLGKERFRAPELLFQPSLIGYEYPGIHEVLTHTINKCDLEIRRSLASQIVLAGGSTMFPGLGDRLLFELRKALPKDVKIRINASSDRNLLPWIGGSILGSLATFKTIWISKQEFMEEGPNIVHSKTI; encoded by the coding sequence ATGGCAACATTACATTATGATGATGTAATCACAAGCCAGCCGGCTATCATAGATAACGGTTCTGGCACGATTAAGTGTGGATTTGCAGGAGAAGAAGCTCCAAGAGTGATTGTGAATAGTTATGTAGGACGCCCAAAGTACAAGAGATGCATGGCAGGAGCATTAGAAGGGGATATTTTTGTGGGAAGTAAGTGCACAGAAAATAGAGGAATTTTGTCAATTTCTCATCCAATTACAAATGGAATTATTACCGACTGGTATGATATGGAAGCTCTCTGGACCTATTGTTTCTCTGAAATGAAAACTTCATCGGAGGATCATCCAGTATTACTAACAGAAGCAGCTTTAAACCCACGAAAACATAGAGAGAAAATGGCAGAAGTATTTTTTGAGGTTTATAGAGTGCCTGCATTATTTATCTCGACTCAGGCAGTTTTATCACTTTACTCTTCAGGAAGAACAACCGGAGTTGTCTTAGACAGTGGGGATGGAGTGACTCATGCTGTACCAATATATCAAGGCTTTGCTCTAAGTAATGCAATCACTAGAAGTGAAATTGCTGGTCGAAATATTACTGAGTATCTTAATTTACAGCTTAGAATTGCAGGGACAGTATTCCATACTAAATCTGAAATGGAAATTgttaaagatattaaagaaaCAGCTTGTTTTGTCTCTTCTAATATTCAgaaagatgaaaatgatgagaACCAAATGGGGAATTCAACCTTTGATGCTGTTACAAGTTCCGGTAATAGAGTAGCTTCGGGCTATCCTTATAAACTTCCAGACGGTCAAGTAATTTACTTGGGCAAAGAAAGATTTAGAGCGCCGGAACTTCTTTTCCAGCCTAGCTTAATTGGATATGAGTATCCAGGGATTCATGAAGTTCTGACTCATACAATTAACAAGTGCGATTTGGAAATACGAAGATCTCTTGCATCTCAAATAGTATTAGCTGGAGGGTCAACTATGTTTCCAGGACTTGGAGATCGACTTCTTTTTGAACTTAGAAAAGCCCTTCCTAAAGATGTTAAGATCCGAATTAATGCATCTAGCGACAGAAACCTGTTGCCTTGGATAGGAGGATCTATTTTAGGGTCTTTAGCTACATTTAAAACCATTTGGATTTCTAAGCAAGAATTTATGGAGGAAGGTCCTAATATTGTTCACTCAAAAACCATTTGA
- a CDS encoding possible SET domain containing protein, whose product MDSNFLEKTEDMGGELNCIFRKIKFDIPTECEENKSDCVFIKSQTFNILNSPCQSPIFLILKPEIPKESEEINQPDRNYANYSVSISIKVSPILQNDNKLSALSESLQGVISKSGDNTSENFTLFNDDENSGNYNSRNITTGSTPVVNDKIQISDKYPFDVEEVSVHFMGETSDRSIQEKKLESKLTKRLSTIKSSIKRQLTNNRYVDICRNPEWPFIKQTSKVFSKNEQAGLKSQRGREIIQKGTEIDSSTEDKDLNLASKSSSRGRTRQWLESLSTLFDGVYTQRSTLGRSAGLGLFSDRHFRKNDIITEFVGWVIDRKEALRLRSEGKATHICDLVKPSLYLDGEKDPKPYIGGGSFANDGSAFLGGPGNNSRFWKWYDEREGRSRVFLKATQDIQPGEEIFVGYCKDYWVDFAEKDSTSLSNKTHHVSLAPRKPNKTIPGGKKRGRKRSIKVFEPIDNVEMIDSNLTDDGKCSLEFVHEMYLSPSMSEIQDEAESKRKRKSLYWDTVFNWSTSDDDEGDK is encoded by the coding sequence ATGGATAGCAACTTTTTGGAAAAAACGGAAGATATGGGTGGAGAATTAAATTGtatttttagaaaaatcaaatttgatATCCCTACAGAATGTGAGGAAAATAAATCAGATTGTGTATTCATAAAAAGTCAAACTTTTAACATATTAAATTCTCCATGCCAATCCCcaattttcttaattttgaaaCCAGAAATACCCAAAGAATCAGAAGAAATCAATCAGCCAGACCGTAATTATGCAAACTACAGTGTGAGCATTTCTATTAAAGTTAGTCCTattcttcaaaatgataataaacTATCGGCTTTATCAGAAAGTTTGCAAGGAGTTATATCTAAAAGTGGAGATAACACCTCGGAGAACTTCACACTCTTCAATGATGACGAAAATTCAGGTAATTAcaattcaagaaatattaCAACTGGTTCAACACCTGTTGTTAATGACAAAATACAGATATCAGATAAGTATCCCTTTGATGTTGAAGAAGTTTCTGTACATTTTATGGGTGAAACGAGCGATCGATCtatacaagaaaaaaaattggaaagTAAACTAACCAAAAGACTTTCTACTATAAAATCCAGTATTAAAAGACAGCTTACAAACAACAGGTACGTTGATATATGCAGAAATCCAGAATGGCCATTCATTAAACAAACGAGCAAAGTCTTTTCAAAGAATGAGCAAGCAGGACTTAAGTCTCAAAGAGGCAgagaaattattcaaaaaggAACAGAAATTGACTCGAGTACTGAAGATAAAGATTTAAACTTAGCTTCAAAGAGTTCCTCTAGAGGTAGGACCAGGCAATGGTTGGAATCACTTTCAACTTTATTTGATGGAGTGTACACACAAAGAAGCACTTTAGGACGTAGTGCTGGTTTGGGACTTTTTTCAGATCGCCATTTCCGGAAAAACGATATTATCACGGAATTTGTTGGATGGGTTATTGATCGTAAGGAAGCTCTTAGACTTAGATCTGAAGGAAAAGCCACGCATATATGTGATTTGGTAAAGCCGAGCCTATATTTAGATGGTGAGAAGGATCCAAAACCATATATTGGTGGAGGTTCTTTTGCTAACGATGGAAGCGCATTTTTGGGAGGGCCTGGGAACAACTCCAGATTTTGGAAGTGGTATGACGAAAGAGAAGGTAGATCTAGAGTTTTTCTCAAAGCAACACAAGATATTCAACCTGGTGAAGAGATTTTTGTTGGATATTGTAAGGATTATTGGGTTGATTTTGCGGAGAAAGACTCCACCAGCTTAAGCAACAAAACTCATCATGTTAGTTTAGCTCCAAGAAAGCCAAACAAAACTATTCCAGGCGGCAAAAAGAGAGGCAGGAAACGATCTATCAAAGTATTTGAACCTATCGATAATGTAGAGATGATAGATTCTAATCTAACTGATGATGGAAAATGCTCTTTAGAGTTTGTTCATGAAATGTATTTGAGCCCTTCAATGAGTGAAATTCAAGACGAAGCTGAATCaaaaaggaaaagaaaatctCTATATTGGGATACTGTATTCAACTGGTCCACTtcagatgatgatgaaggTGATAAGTGA